The region AGCCGGTTATAGTCGAACCCCGCCGCCATGCGCCGCGGCATACCGAAGCAGGTGGTGCTCACAAGAGCCTGGATCTCGATCAGGAGCGGTCGCGCCCCCTCAAGGCAGGCCAACACGACCGAGCCGGGAGCGCCCTGCGGCCTTTCCGCCAGCAGTAGCGCCGAGGGGTTTTCCACCTGAGCCAGGCCGTCCTCCTCCATGCTGAACAAGCCGCTTTCCGTCGTCGCCCCGAAGCGGTTCTTCATCGCCCTGAGCACCCGGAAAGCATAGCTTCGTTCCCCCTCGAAATAGAGGACGACATCCACCATATGTTCGAGAAGGCGAGGTCCGGCGATATTCCCGTCCTTGGTCACATGGCCGATGATGACCACCGGGATGCCGCTCTCCTTGGCGAAGCGCAGCAGGCGGCCGGTCGATTCCCGCACCTGGCCGACGCTTCCCGGCGCCGACGGCAGGTCGGGACTGAACATCGTCTGGATGGAATCCACCACCACCATCGCGGGAGCGATAGCTCCGGCCTGGTCGAGGATTTCCTCAAGATTAGTTTCTGTCATAACGAGCAGATTATCACTCATTTTGCCGAGGCGTTCGGCCCGAAGACGCGTCTGGGCGGCCGACTCCTCACCGGAGACGTACAACACGCGCCCGCAGCCGGCGCCGATGCCGCCGGCCACCTGAAGCAACAGCGTAGACTTGCCGATGCCGGGATCGCCGCCCAGCAGGACAAGCGAACCGGGCACGATGCCGCCCCCCAGCACGCGATCGAACTCCGCTATCCCGGTGCTGATGCGCGGCAGGCCGGCGGTGTCCACGGCGGTAATCGGCAACGGCCTGGCCGCCGGCAGGGAACGGGCTGCCGCCCTCGCCGCCGGCTGTTTGGCCACAACCTCCTCGACCATGCTGTTCCAGGCGCCGCAGCCCGGGCAGCGCCCCAGCCACTTGGGCGAATCGTGGCCGCACTCCTGGCACGCGAAACGGATCTTCGTCTTGGACACCTATAGCGACCCCTTTCTGCAGGGAAGAAATTACGCGTGAAACCATCCGATAGTCACGGAGCCACCCGTTAAACGGGTGGCTTGGGTTAGCCCTGAAAGGGCATGATACTAGCTGAGTCTCAAGACTCACTGAAAGTTTGCCAACCGCATAGCGTTCTCAGTCAGCCCCTTAAGGGGCTGGCTTTTTTATGACCTTTTTACCGGTTCACCCGTGAACGGGTCAATCAATTCTTTAAGGCTCAGTTGGTCGGCAACTATATCCTCTTGCAATTGCTCCCTGATATACTTCTCAATCGCCTCTTTATTTCGCCCTACTGTATCTACAAAGTATCCCCGACACCAAATTTGTCGATTACCATACTTGTATTTCAAGTTCGCATGCCTATCG is a window of Selenomonadales bacterium 4137-cl DNA encoding:
- the radA gene encoding DNA repair protein RadA, whose translation is MSKTKIRFACQECGHDSPKWLGRCPGCGAWNSMVEEVVAKQPAARAAARSLPAARPLPITAVDTAGLPRISTGIAEFDRVLGGGIVPGSLVLLGGDPGIGKSTLLLQVAGGIGAGCGRVLYVSGEESAAQTRLRAERLGKMSDNLLVMTETNLEEILDQAGAIAPAMVVVDSIQTMFSPDLPSAPGSVGQVRESTGRLLRFAKESGIPVVIIGHVTKDGNIAGPRLLEHMVDVVLYFEGERSYAFRVLRAMKNRFGATTESGLFSMEEDGLAQVENPSALLLAERPQGAPGSVVLACLEGARPLLIEIQALVSTTCFGMPRRMAAGFDYNRLILLMAVLEKRVGLALGNQDAYVNAVGGIRTDEPAADLAVCLALVASFRNLAIDPGTAVMGEVGLTGEVRMISRVDLRVREAAALGFKRVVVPSGNLAGLKTRPAGLEIIGASNVMEAMEAVMT